AGAAATAGCTTCAAGTAgcctaaaaaaaactataagCATGTACACATGCAATCCAAATTCAAGTAATGAGACCAAATTGGGAAGCTAAAAGGAtacaaaaatgttaaaaaaatcagTCGAGCTATGTAAAACAGTATCCTAACCTCCCAAATTGTGTAAAGCAAGTGCATTAAGAATCCACTTAACATACAAAAAAAGCAAGAAAAACAGTACCACATTGTAGCTCCCATTGCTCTCAGCCTCCATATATGGCCACAGCTTATTAAAAACCTGAGGACTCCTGTACACAGAGCCAACAGGAGGACGTTTCCTTACAACAACACCAACGCCACCATTCTTCAAATTTAAATCAACATCAAAATTCAAAGATCCCATATACAATAACATCCCAGAAATATACAGCACTGGAGCAAACAAAAGCACCCCTTTTCTTTTAAACACAATTGTCACTATTATAAACATTACTTTCTCTACTATATTCTGTTTTGACCtcccaccaccaccaccaccaccaaacCCGCCGCCGCCACCATTTAAGCCGTTCTTACCCCTGCCGTGGCGGAGACGGGGAGAAGAAGGAGGAGAAGGAGTTGTTGTTCCGGCAGTTACAGTTACAGATCGGCCATTGCCAAGGCGGCTGTAACCGTGCATTGGATTTAAAGATGTGAAATTTagtaaaagagaagaaaaagttaaagaaagatGAGATGGGTAAttagagaaatgaaaaagagaatgAATTAAGAGATGGGTATGAGTGAATTGTGATAAATTAGTAAGAAAGAAGAGACTCAGTGAGGTAAGATTAACATAAACACAAACATAAAGAAGTGAGAGTTAGAGAGTTAAAGAGAAAGAGAGTGTTAAATGGGGGTTACAGTTGCAGCAGAAGCAGAGAAAATTAAAGGCGTCACGTGTCGGTGTGTTTGTTTTGGTCACTGAAAGTGTAATAGAATtggttgctgttgctgttgCTGCCACTAATGCATGACAGAGGAGAGTGGAGTGCAGCTGATGAGCAAATTAATGCATGACAGAGGAGAGTGGAGTGCAGCTGATCGGTCGACGAAGAAAGCAAAATTCAGGAATGTTGAACAACCTGACAGTCCTGTTGGGATTATGTCTTTCAGAGACAAAGTTTTGCAAGCGGATAAAGCACGCGAGGATTATGTAGCTGGGAATTTAGAAGAATTCGAACTATATGATGATGATGTGAGTATTGTGAAAGATGGAATCCTGCCTGCTATTGATTTCTCTCCTAGAGTTCGTGATGAACTGGCTAAGCCATGGCGTACTACAGTTGTTGTCAAACTCTTGGGTCGTCCTATTGGATATAAAAACCTGTGTAACAGGCTTGATGTTTTGTGGAATTTTACACAGGGTTTTGATATTATAGATCTTGAGAATGATTTCTTTCTAGTCAAATTCCGTAGTGGTGGTGATGTGGAAGCAGTGATCACCGGAGGTCCCTGGGTTATACTGGGACATTACCTATCTGTTCAATCGTGGAAACCTAGCTTTGATTGTTTTGATGCGAATATTCAATCCATTGTTGCCTGGATTAGACTCCCTGGTATGTCCATTCAGTACTATAACAAGAAAGTTCTTCGTTTCATTGGGCAAATGGTAGGGAAGGTCATAAGGATTGATTACTGCACTGAATCTGCGGAACGGGGAAAGTTTGCACGCATTGCTGTTGAGATTGACCTAATGAAACCTTTGGTTTCCCATTTCAGCCTGGATGGTAGGGTTCAAAGTGTTGAATATGAGTGTCTCCCTAGAATTTGCTTCTCATGTGGTAAATTTGGCCATACTAAAGAGCATTGCCCAGAAACTATTACTCCGGTGGCAGCTAAAGAGATCATCAGTGAGAAGACGGATGTTCCCATACCTGATCGGGATCCGGTCTCGTCTGACCCGGTGGCTAACCCGAAGTACGGCCCGTGGATGATAGTGGGTCGAAGAGGGAAGCCAAGATTTGATAGCAACAAATCTAATCACAACAATCCTGGCAAATCAGTTAGCGAGAAAGAATCTAGTGGATCTAGATTTCAAAGTTTGGAAAATGAAGTGATTGAGGTGATTGAGCAACTGCCAAATAAAGCTAATATTTCTGTTTTGAAAGATATTACCAATTTGAAGACTGTGGCGGGTCATGGAAATTCTTCACCCAGGGTTCCTATCAAATCCCATGCAGCTAATGTCAATATTAACCCTAATGGATCAGTGATGGCTAGCTCCAAACAGGCCCAAGTCCCAAAGCCCACCATGCCAGCTAGGTCTGAAAATACAAGATTCATAATTAATAAGGCCCCCACTAACTTGGACCCTAAACATCATTCTGTTGTCTCTGTTACTTTTAATCATCCCTCAAGCTCCTCCAACCATAATCCTCAAACTGAAACAGTGGAGTTAGAAGGAATGGACATGGAATCAGAGTACTTGGAACCTGCGCCACCAGATATAGCAGACCTGAATGGGAATATTAAGCCTAATATGAAACTTTGTGATTTAAATGGTAATAGCTCTATGGAGGCTTCGTTTGTGGATCTTTGTCCTAATGGAAATGAGGAGAACATGGAGGATGTTTCTCATGTTTAGTTTTGCTGAGTGGTtatggtgtctttctaccatcATTATTATGTATTACAACTATAAGATTTGTGTTTGGAATGTGCAAGGTGCTGGGTCCAAGGCCTTTGCTAGATATTTTCATAGTTTAACTAATAAATACAACTATGATATTTGTGGAATTTTAGAGCCAAGAATTAGTGGTTCTAAGGCGGATAATTTTATTCGTAAGAGCGGGTTTGATTTCTCTCATCGAATCGAAGCTCATGGGTTCTCGGGGGGTATTTGGATCCTCTGGAAATCTGGTATTAATATTTccattattgaaaataatatgcAGTTTGTTCATATGGAAGTTGGTATGGGCAGAGATCATTTCTTATTCACAATGGTCTATGCTCATCCTAATGCAAGCTTGCGCAAATTGATTTGGACTGACCTTACCCAACTTTCGGGTACCATTCAGAGTCCTTGGTTACTTGGAGGAGATTTTAATGCAGCTTTGTTTGACAACGAGAGGAGGGGTGGAGCTGCTAATTGCACTGGAGGGTGTAGACTTTTTCGTGACTGGATTTCATCGCTTAATATGGAGGATTTAGGCTTTTGTGGTAACCCTTTTACTTGGAGGAGAGGTTCCCTTTCTAAGCGTCTTGATCGTTTTCTCTGTAATAATGAGTGGAGTCAGAAGTTTTCTCAGCATTTTGTGACTCATCTTCCTCGCATTCAGTCTGATCACAGTCCTATTGTTCTTCAATGCTCTAGTGGCCTGAGGAGCAATAATAAGCCCAAGCCTTTTCGGTTTCTAGCTGCTTGGTTAGGAGATAGTAGATTCGATGAGGTGGTCAAGCATTCTTGGGACAGCTCAAATGACTTGATCGATTCTATTGAGAGGTTCACTTCTCAAGCATCGGACTGGAATGTTAATGTGTTCGGGAACATTTTTAAGCGTAAAAATATCCTTATGGCTCGTATTAAGGGTGTTCAACGGTGTAATGATCAGTATTTCACCCAAAAACTGACTAACCTTGAAAATTGTCTCCGTCAAGAGCTCGATGAAGTGTTGTTTCAAGAAAATTTGTTGATGATGCAAAAATCTAGAAGTCAGTGGATCATGGATGGGGACAAAAATACttcattttttcataaaaagcTTACCCAAAGGAGAAGAAGAAATAAGATCCTTGTTTTGAAGGATGATACAGGTGCCTTCATAGATGATCAAGACTTACTTCAGTCTATGGCTGTGGATTACTTTCAATCTCTGTTTACCAAGTCTCACGATTGCGCTACGCAAATATCCTTACCTGGTATGTTCCCGGAGCTTGACGCTTACTCTCTTGATCTTATTAATGCTAATGTTTCTGATGATGACATTAGACAAGCTTTGTGGGATATGCAACCCCTGAAAGCCCCGGGTATTGACGGGATTCCAGCtatgttttatcaaaataaatggggTATAGTCAAGAATAAACTGTGCCTTTTtgttaaaaacatttttaatggTTCAGATCTCCCACGAGCTATTAATCGGACCCTGATTACTCTTATTCCGAAGTGCGAAAACCCTGAGCACATCAGCCAATTCCGTCCGATTAGTCTTTGTAATGTCTCATATAAGATTATTACTAAGATTATTGCTAATAAGCTTAAAGGTATTATGCCTAAGATTATCGGCCCGGCTCAGACAAGTTTTGTGAAAGGCAGGCATATAAcggataatattataattgctCAAGAAGTTGTTCATTCCCTACGgaaaaagaaaggaaagaaaGGTTTCATGGCCATCAAAATTGATCTTGCGAAAGCATACGATAGGCTGTCGTGGGACTTCATTTTGGATACTCTGGATGTTCTTGGTATCCCTAGCTCTTTGTCAAGAGttattatgcaatgtgtttCCACTCCGTCAATGAATATTCTTTGGAATGGTAGCCCTACTTCCACTTTTGAGCCGTCGTGTGGAGTCAGACAAGGAGACCCGTTATCCCCTTATCTGTTTGTTCTTTGTATGGAGAGGCTAGCTCATCTCATCAATATTGAATGTTCTAATAACTCCTGGAAGCCTATAAAGCTGAGCAGAGGAGGGACTCCTCTTTCCTACTTGTTTTTTGCCGATGACCTCATGCTCTTCTGTGAAGCTACTTTTGATCAAGTGGAGGTGGTGAAAAGAGTGCTTGATGTTTTTTGCAGAGCCTCGGGCCAACGAGTGAATAATGAAAAGACAAGAGTTTGTTTCTCGTCGAATGTCTCTGCTTATGATAGTCTTGCAATGGCAACCAGTTTGGGATTCACAAAAACTTTGGACCTAGGTAAATACCTAGGAGTTCCTCTCATCCATGGGAGAGTTTCCAAAAGGCATTCGAGAATGGTGGTTGATAAAATGACGCAGCGGTTAGAAGGGTGGCATAACAAATTTTTGTCTAGAGCTGGTCGTTCTACTTTGGCTAACTCTGTTATTCAGGCAATTCCCATTTACGCCATGCAAACTATGGCAATCCCGAAGAGTATTTGCTTGGAGGTGGAGAAGAATTGTCGTAAGTTTCTTTGGGGGTCTCATCTGAACAAGACGAAGATCAGTTTGGTTAAGTGGCCGGATGTTAGGCAACCAAAGCTTTGTGGTGGTTTGGGTTTCAAAAATATGTTCAAGATGAATCAAGCTTTGCTCATGAAAATTGGCTGGAATATCATTTCTAATGAAAACTTTCTTTGGGTCAAAGTCCTTAGAACCAAATACAATCTGAATAATTTGAATTACCAGTCCCTGAATAGAACGCATGGTGCTTCTCTTGTCTGGCGCTCTCTTAATGGTGTTTGGCAGCAGGTGGTTGATGGGATCAGATGGGCTCTCGGTGATGGAGATTGTGTGAGATTTTGGCTTGATGCTTGGCTTGGAGATAATCTTACTCTTTGCCAGGTGGTTACTACTCAGATTCCTGATAGTATTATCAATGAAAAGGCTAAGCAATATGTCAAAGAGGATGGACAGTGGGATTGGGAGAGGTTTGAGCATTTTCTTCCTATTAATTGGCTTAGTAGAATTGGGAGTATTATTCCTCCGAGTGTTGACAACGGAGCTGACGTCATGTATTGGGGTCATTCTACTTCTGGGTCTTTCACTACCAAATCCGCGTACCATGAGATTACTAAAGATGAGAGGAACATTGAAGCTAACTGTTGGAAGCAAATCTGGAATTGGAAGGGACCTGAGAAGATTAAGCATTTCCTTTGGCTAGTGATTCATGACAGGCTACTTACTAACGCCGAGAGAATGCGTCGTCATATCTCTAGCGAGGCCATTTGCATGCGCTGTAAGTCTGAGATAGAATCAGCAATTCACGTTCTGCGTGATTGTTTCCAAGCTCGGGCTTTCTGGGTTCGTTTTATTCCGCCTCAAGATCATGTTCATTTTTTCAACCTGTCTTGTAATGACTGGATTATGCAAAACATTTCAGGGAAGCAAAGCATGGGTCAAGTTGGTAATTGGAATTTATTCTTTGGTGTGGCTATTTGGAATCTTTGGAATTGGAGAAATCAAACTATATTTAGTGATGTTATCGTATCTTTAAATGACATTGTTAATGATGTTAAAAGAAACGTTATCTACATTTCAAAGTCTCAATTGGAGTGTATGAACACTAGGATCCCTAAAGATGATTATAGTACCATTGATATCTCCTGGTGTTGTCCTCCTCCAACTTGGGTGAAGGTTAATACTGATGGGGCATTTAATACTTCAACGGGAATCACTAAAGCTGGCGGTCTTTTGCGAGACTCCAACGGTAACTGGCTAGGCAGTTTCTCGGCTAATACTGGTATGGGTACAGTCCTTAGTGCAGAATTGAGAGGGGTTCTCCATGGGTTAGAATTATGCTGGTTTTTAGGAGTGAAGAAGCTTGAGCTTGAGGTGGATAATAGCACTGTTGTAGATCACCTGCATAATGATAGTTCTATTGGTCATTACTTGAATGTGTTGAATGCGATCCGATCGCTGTTATCGAGAACTTGGGTTGTGAAGTTCAAGCATGTTTATAGAGAGGCTAATTATGCCGCTGACCATTTGGCTTCTCTAGGGGATGATCATTGTTTGGGAGTCATTAGACACACAGCTCCCCCTCCTAGTTTAATCCATTGGCTTGAGCATGACAAGCATGGTGTTTCATACAGTAGATCTGTTTTGTTGAGCTAAGTTTCTAGGCTTATGCCTCCACCCCCTGTACCGAAAAAAAAAGGCAACATTGAAAAGACATGGGTAATGGgcctttttcaatttttgaaaccaaatgttttttgAATTAggatattacaaaaaaattaaatcaaaaacttaTGATGATTGTGATCAAATCAAATCACTTTCATCATAAACTAATATTCCCTCTTAAAAAGTTTCaatctttaatatttataaagctAATAGAAATAATTACATTAGATAGTCTCTTAGTACTATTTCAAATGCGACactcaatattttaaaaaaaaaatataatataaatttacagttcaaatgatataagcgctagAAGCATTCTGGTTAAGTAGTAGATTTAATTCCTTCCACGtaatatgaatttatttatatgGAAATGAAATATGTCCATTTTTTAAACACAAtagagaaaatattaattattattaaaatgtaatatttttattatttatatatgattaatataatattatatggaaataaaaatatagtaatttaaaaGGAGAAAAATTCTATTCATTTCTGTTATGTTCGCCCAACATTTTGTTAAGGAAAGATTGTAGGATCAATTCTTCACACTCCACTGTGGCTAAAATTTTCCCTTTTCTAATAATCCGAAAAATGaaaactaattatattttaagcaATATTTGTGATAACATAATTCAACTAAACTGATTTTGTCTAACTTGTCGGCAGTGAAATTAGACAAATGGGATTCGGAAAAAAAATGGGCTTTTTACATAAACAtatatcttttataaaaatataacttttatacgggtcacagttttcaatatgaaaactaCCATGAACGCTgaagattattacttttttacgGACATCATATATATACTGCTCCAAGTCAGAACCtcataaaccaaataattttctctctcctcaaattTATCTCTTATTTCTCTCTCTCAACTCACCTTTTGTTCTTCGCACCAATCCGCCTCCGTCGTTCCATTTTCATCGTTTCTCTTCCATTTTCCACCTCCGCCGTTCCGTCTTCGTCTCGctatcatctttcttttatcgttttgatttcagatctggaattttttgttaattttttcattttcagatctgtaatttgttaattttttttactgttttttcaccattaaacatgtataaagagtatctttaaagaatttaatattcatttcatgttatgtagaataattttgcgattttatgaaataaaattctgttatttctgcatttttcttgtgtttctgcgtttttttatattctgcagaacgatttgttaatgatgattgattgctgaattattgtaatgtcaCAGTGTTGtagattttatgttgattttgtgttgatattatgttgatatcaaccgttttttttattttaactttggcaaataagataatattgtctgtgaaataaactaaaaaattaaattaaattaaattgagactagataatgatatgatagtatcggggaagaagacaaataatgaagttgaattattataatgttacagtgttgatattgtgttgattttcggttgatattttgttgattttagtattggtgaagaagaaaataatgatatgcaatgtt
This region of Mercurialis annua linkage group LG1-X, ddMerAnnu1.2, whole genome shotgun sequence genomic DNA includes:
- the LOC126675316 gene encoding uncharacterized protein LOC126675316 is translated as MTEESGVQLMSKLMHDRGEWSAADRSTKKAKFRNVEQPDSPVGIMSFRDKVLQADKAREDYVAGNLEEFELYDDDVSIVKDGILPAIDFSPRVRDELAKPWRTTVVVKLLGRPIGYKNLCNRLDVLWNFTQGFDIIDLENDFFLVKFRSGGDVEAVITGGPWVILGHYLSVQSWKPSFDCFDANIQSIVAWIRLPGMSIQYYNKKVLRFIGQMVGKVIRIDYCTESAERGKFARIAVEIDLMKPLVSHFSLDGRVQSVEYECLPRICFSCGKFGHTKEHCPETITPVAAKEIISEKTDVPIPDRDPVSSDPVANPKYGPWMIVGRRGKPRFDSNKSNHNNPGKSVSEKESSGSRFQSLENEVIEVIEQLPNKANISVLKDITNLKTVAGHGNSSPRVPIKSHAANVNINPNGSVMASSKQAQVPKPTMPARSENTRFIINKAPTNLDPKHHSVVSVTFNHPSSSSNHNPQTETVELEGMDMESEYLEPAPPDIADLNGNIKPNMKLCDLNGNSSMEASFVDLCPNGNEENMEDVSHV